A genomic window from Sceloporus undulatus isolate JIND9_A2432 ecotype Alabama chromosome 9, SceUnd_v1.1, whole genome shotgun sequence includes:
- the MTX1 gene encoding metaxin-1, translated as MAAPMELFCWAGGWGLPSVDPDCLAVLTYARFTGAPLKVHKITNPWRSPSGTLPAMKSQDEGIISDPHQIITYLRKQKFNADYDLSARQGADTLAFVSLLQEKLLPVLIHTFWVDAKNYVEHTRKWYAEAIPFPLNFFLPGRMQKQQLERLQMVCGENCLENEDELEKELYHEARECLTLFSQRLGRQKFFFGDSPASLDAIVFSHLAPLLKAKLPNAKFQQHLKSLPNLCNYCTSILSLYFPWDGGDPPPNVPKAATGDGSDNEEEPYKRRNQILSVLVGVVAMIGYALLTGIVSIQKQAPSSEGSRAIALEEEEEEEE; from the exons atggcggcgcccatggaGCTGTTCTGCTGGGCCGGCGGCTGGGGGCTGCCCTCGGTGGACCCCGACTGCCTGGCCGTTTTG ACATATGCCCGCTTCACAGGAGCACCTCTCAAAGTTCACAAGATCACAAACCCATGGCGAAGCCCATCAG GAACCCTCCCAGCGATGAAATCACAAGATGAGGGCATCATCTCAGACCCTCATCAGATCATCACCTACCTCAGAAAACAG aaatTCAATGCAGACTATGACCTCTCAGCCCGACAAGGAGCAGACACACTCGCCTTTGTGTCCTTGCTGCAGGAGAAGCTGTTGCCAGTGTTG atcCACACATTCTGGGTGGATGCCAAGAACTATGTGGAGCACACACGGAAGTGGTATGCAGAGGCCATCCCATTCCCATTGAACTTCTTCCTGCCAGGACGAATGCAGAAACAACAGTTGGAGCGGTTACAGATGGTTTGTGGGGAAAACTGTCTGGAGAATGAAGATGAGCTGGAAAAGGAG CTGTACCATGAAGCTCGTGAGTGCCTGACGCTCTTCTCTCAGCGCCTTGGCAGACAGAAGTTCTTTTTCGGAGACTC GCCTGCTTCCCTGGATGCCATTGTTTTCAGCCATTTGGCTCCACTTTTGAAAGCCAAACTCCCCAATGCAAAATTTCAACAGCACCTCAAGTCTCTGCCGAACCTCTGCAATTACTGCACATCCATCTTAAGCCTCTACTTCCCCTGGGATGGAG GTGACCCTCCACCCAATGTGCCAAAGGCTGCCACTGGAGATGGGAGTGATAATGAGGAGGAGCCCTACAAACGCCGGAACCAGATCCTGTCAGTGCTGGTAGGCGTTGTGGCCATGATTGGGTATGCTCTCCTTACTGGCATTGTCTCCATCCAGAAACAGGCACCCAGCTCAGAAGGTTCTCGTGCCATTGCccttgaagaggaagaagaagaagaagagtga